One segment of Hemicordylus capensis ecotype Gifberg chromosome 8, rHemCap1.1.pri, whole genome shotgun sequence DNA contains the following:
- the PURB gene encoding transcriptional activator protein Pur-beta yields the protein MADGDSGSERGGSGSGSGGGGGGGGGGGGGGGGGSFQGHRGGGGPGPEQETQELASKRLDIQNKRFYLDVKQNAKGRFLKIAEVGAGGSKSRLTLSMAVAAEFRDYLGDFIEHYAQLGPSSPEQLAQAASGGPGGEDGGGGGGPRRALKSEFLVRENRKYYLDLKENQRGRFLRIRQTLNRGPGGGGGGGGPGFPGGGPPGLQSGQTIALPAQGLIEFRDALAKLIDDYGADEDELGGGGGGAGGGGLYGELPEGTSITVDSKRFFFDVGCNKYGVFLRVSEVKPSYRNAITVPYKAWAKFGGAFCRYAEEMRDIQERQRDKLYDRRAGPAGPGSGSGAGDDSDGDDVDDD from the coding sequence atggcggACGGGGACAGCGGGAGCGAGCGAGGGGGCAGCGGGAGCGGCAGCGGCggagggggaggcggcggcggaggaggaggaggcggaggcggcggcggcagcttccAGGGccaccgcggcggcggcgggccgggcCCGGAGCAGGAGACGCAGGAGCTGGCCTCGAAGCGGCTGGACATCCAGAACAAGCGCTTCTACCTGGACGTGAAGCAGAACGCCAAGGGGCGCTTCCTGAAGATCGCCGAGGTGGGCGCGGGGGGCTCCAAGAGCCGCCTGACGCTCTCCATGGCGGTGGCCGCCGAGTTCCGCGACTACCTGGGCGACTTCATCGAGCACTACGCCCAGCTGGGGCCCAGCAGCCCCGAGCAGCTGGCGCAGGCGGCCTCCGGCGGGCCCGGCGGGGAggacggcggcggcgggggcggccctCGGCGGGCCCTCAAGAGCGAGTTCCTGGTGCGCGAGAACCGCAAGTACTACCTGGACCTGAAGGAGAACCAGCGCGGCCGCTTCCTGCGCATCCGGCAGACCCTCAACCGCGGGcccgggggcggcggcgggggcggcgggcCGGGCTTCCCCGGAGGGGGCCCGCCGGGCCTGCAGAGCGGCCAGACCATCGCCCTGCCCGCCCAGGGCCTCATCGAGTTCCGCGACGCCCTGGCCAAGCTGATCGACGACTACGGGGCCGACGAGGACgagctgggcggcggcggcggcggggcgggcggcggcggcctctACGGCGAGCTCCCCGAGGGCACCTCCATCACGGTGGACTCGAAGCGCTTCTTCTTCGACGTGGGCTGCAACAAGTACGGCGTCTTCCTGCGTGTCAGCGAGGTGAAGCCTTCCTACCGCAACGCCATCACCGTGCCCTACAAGGCCTGGGCCAAGTTCGGCGGGGCCTTCTGCCGCTACGCCGAGGAGATGCGAGACATCCAGGAGCGCCAGCGGGACAAGCTGTACGACCGGCGTGCCGGGCCCGCTGGGCCGGGGAGCGGCAGCGGAGCCGGGGATGATTCCGACGGTGACGACGTGGACGACGACTga